The sequence TTCAAAATAATTTCTTATCAATATTTCCATTAAAAGACCCATTAAAATAAATTGGATTCCAACAGGGAAAAACATAAAGGCAATTAAAATTTTAGGGTTTCTGTGAACCCACACTTTCAAAAATAATTTATCATAAATTGTCCAGACTGTAAATATAAAACTTAGAAAAAGAAAAATTATACCTATTGAACCAAAAAAGTAAATCGGTTTAAGTAAATAACTACCCATAAACTTTACAGTTAAAAGGTCAAGCAATACTTTAAAAACCCTTTTTAGTCCGTATTTACTTTTCCCCTTTAATCTCTTATTATGCTTTACAGGAATTTCCTTTATTTTTGCTCCTTCAAAAGCACATAATGCGGGTAAAAAGCGATGCATTTCTCCATATAGCCTTAAATTTTTCACAATTTCACTTTTATATGCCTTTAATGTGCAACCGTAATCTTTCAGTTTTACACCTGTAATAAAAGAAATCATAAAATTCGCAATCCTTGAAGGTAAAACCTTTGTAAAAAAAGGATCTTTTCTCTCCTTTCTCCAGCCACTTACCACATCATACCCTCTTTCCATTTCTTCGATAAGTTTCTTAATATCCTCAGGGTCATTTTGAAGATCTGCATCCATAGTAATAATAGTATTACCCTTTGCTTCCTGAAATCCTGCATAAATGGCAAGTGTCTGACCAAAATTTCTTGAAAATCTTATTCCCCTTACTCTTTCATCTTTTTCCTTAAATTTCTTTATTATTTCCCATGAATTATCCTTACTGCCATCATCAATTAGTATTATCTCAAAATTTTCTATTTTATTTTTCAGAAGGGATTCTTTTAATTTATTAAAAAGCTCCTCTAAATTTTCTTCCTCATTATATATAGGTATAACAATTGAAATTAAATTTTTATTTTCCATTTAAATACAGGGACAATTAACTTCATGCCATTTTAAAAAATTTTCAATTCCTTTTTCAAGTGGAGTAACTGGATTATATTTTAAAATATTTTTTGCTTTTTCTATATCAGCATAAGTTTTTATCACATCTCCTTTTGGTAAAGGAGCTAATTTAATTTTAGCCTTTTTACCTAATAGTTTTTCAAGAATTTTTATGACCTTAAATATAGAGACAGGTTTTGAATTTCCAAGATTTATAATTTCAAAATCGTAATCTTTTAATTCTATAGCATTAATTATACCATCTGTAATATCATCAATATAGGTATAATCTCTTTTTGTTTTCCCCTCACCAAAGATTTCTATTTCTTCATTTTTTAAAATCTTTTTAGTAAAAAGATGAATAGCCATATCTGGTCTCTGGGAAGGACCGTATACTGTAAAAAATCTGAGAACAATAGTTTTTATACCGTAAAGTTTATTGTAGGTCTCGCAAAGCAATTCTCCTACTCTTTTTGAAAAGCCATATGGAGAAACGGGAGTAATTTTGGTGTCCTTTTCAGAAAACTTACCCTTTTTATTTCCGTAAACAGAAGAGGAGGAAGCAAAAATCAATCTAATTTTATTATCCTTTATAGTTTCAAGTATATTAAGAGAGCCTTTAATATTTATTTCAAAATATGTAAATGGGTCTTTTATGGAAGCCCTAACACCGGGTCTTGCTGCAAGATGAATAATAATTTCTGGTTCCTCATTTAAAATTACTTTTTTTAAATTTTCTTTATCAAGTATGTCAATATTAAAAAATTTAAAATTTTTGAAATCTCTAAGTTCTTCAAGATTTTTCTTTTTTAAATTTATATCGTAATATGGGTCAAAATTATCTATACCCACTATCTCATAATTTTTTTGAAGACATTTAAAGGCAAGATTTTTACCTATA comes from candidate division WOR-3 bacterium and encodes:
- a CDS encoding NAD-dependent epimerase/dehydratase family protein; its protein translation is MKILITGVAGFIGKNLAFKCLQKNYEIVGIDNFDPYYDINLKKKNLEELRDFKNFKFFNIDILDKENLKKVILNEEPEIIIHLAARPGVRASIKDPFTYFEINIKGSLNILETIKDNKIRLIFASSSSVYGNKKGKFSEKDTKITPVSPYGFSKRVGELLCETYNKLYGIKTIVLRFFTVYGPSQRPDMAIHLFTKKILKNEEIEIFGEGKTKRDYTYIDDITDGIINAIELKDYDFEIINLGNSKPVSIFKVIKILEKLLGKKAKIKLAPLPKGDVIKTYADIEKAKNILKYNPVTPLEKGIENFLKWHEVNCPCI
- a CDS encoding glycosyltransferase family 2 protein is translated as MENKNLISIVIPIYNEEENLEELFNKLKESLLKNKIENFEIILIDDGSKDNSWEIIKKFKEKDERVRGIRFSRNFGQTLAIYAGFQEAKGNTIITMDADLQNDPEDIKKLIEEMERGYDVVSGWRKERKDPFFTKVLPSRIANFMISFITGVKLKDYGCTLKAYKSEIVKNLRLYGEMHRFLPALCAFEGAKIKEIPVKHNKRLKGKSKYGLKRVFKVLLDLLTVKFMGSYLLKPIYFFGSIGIIFLFLSFIFTVWTIYDKLFLKVWVHRNPKILIAFMFFPVGIQFILMGLLMEILIRNYFESQGKTPYIIKEKI